The nucleotide sequence GTAAAAAGTTTTCCTTATGGAGAAGTTCCTCTCTGCAATGAAAGCAAGGCTACATGGCTCATAGGTCCAGCCTGGTGTGATCATGTTGATGCTGCGAATCCGCAGATTAAACGATGTAATGTCCGTTTGGAGATAATTCCTGCAGCAACTAATGCCAGAGCAAGCAGAAGAAGGAAAACCACCAGAGATGTTTTTATCATTGAGACAAAGAGATGAACACCCCGTTGTATATGTTGTACTATTATACTCCATGATAAAAGCAAATATGTCACACCCAATGGCTATGAACTTATTCCGAGTGTGGGAGTAACTGAAATGATGAGGTAGTTTATATGTTACATTTAATGAATCAGTCACCCCTGATTGATTGTTAAAACAACTACGGCGAGCAATATCGTTGATGCGCAGAGAGTCTTCTGATATCTGCAAAAGTTGAACTTCTTGGAGAAGAAGAGGACGAGGGGGATTGGAGGACAAGTTGCATGTAATCTCAAAATCCCTATTGAGGTAACAGCCTTTCCCCATCCCAAACGGATATGGAATGGTAATATTCCCACATTTCTCTGGGCAGCCAGGCTTGGTCGGAGATGCCCCTGCTTCCTGTGCTATAAATACTAAGGAGATGATGATTGTGATGAGATGAACTGGCAGTAGCATCCTCATGTctgttattttgtaaattaatcTTCTGAATTGCAGACTGGTCTTTATAAGGAGTCTCTGATATGTGTCAAAAAAGGGGGGTTGGATCCAACTAGCAAGGAAATCTCATTATTAAAGAAGAAGGTGGAGCTATGAAAAAAGTTGAACAGTCACAAAGGGACAGTTGGAGAGCATATATATCACTGAATGCCAATAACTCAATCAAATCAGTCAATAGATCTTGACTCAGCCTAAGATCAATTTTCGGTTTTTCATTTTGAACAAGAGCAGCTAGTATGGTTAAACTTAGCCAACTATAAATTGGGGTTCAAGGGCCTTTAGTGTTAAGCGAATTGCAATAACAAATGCTTTCAGGTATGTGTTTGCTCTTTTCTATCATCCAAAATATTAAGAGGAAGATTGTTTTTTAAGcttttttattgaaagtaatttaCTTTAAGacttttaagttgtttgtttttctacttttttataacttattataaactttttattaaataaaaaaaaacaaaatatttaactttttttaaatggaaaaaacaatatgttgatttttctttactttgtaatacttaatagaaataaaatattatgaaaacaaataacctaatacttaatactattaaacattaaagttctatttagatttaagttaaaaaaccaaacaccacTTAAGTTTTTTTACATAACAACCTTGGTTAAGAAAAATTGGATAAAGAGTCATGAGACTTTTACAGTGCTCTGAGTATCATCCTTAAGAATTGGcttaaaaaattaccaaaactaggtcaaaattgatttatttatttatttattttttgttacctatattctaaataaaaaatgatatatatatatatatatatatatatatatatatatatatgtatgtatgtatgtatatatatatttttgcaaattttaaattactaaaaaaatctaaataactTGCCAACATACTTAAAGGTTTGTAGCCTATCAATTGAAGATTAGGGGTTCTACAATCCAACTTTGGGAATAAAACCTTAGGGCAAAGAAGGCTTGTTCATTTATTAGGATATTAGATTTAAGGTTCAATGGTCAAATGGGATTGACCTATGTTTTATAGTTCAAAGTTGCATCCAAACCATAAGTTAACATTAATCCTTATACTTAATTTCCATTagataattaaattgaaattaattttaggtttaggCTTAggcttcaaattttcaaacctTATTAGTGTAGATTTGTCATAGGTTAGGTAATAGAAGAGATAATCATGATACCTAGGAATCAAGTTGTGCAAAGAATCTCTAACATCCAATAGTGATCTAATATGTCATCTCCTAGTTCAAACTAACTTGAAgagtatataatttttaacatttttacaTTAAACCTTCATTATTGTCATTACTAATTCCATTTACCCATTGTCCTCTTTCTATTTCTAATAGTTAATTAGGTTTTCAAGCTTCACATCTCAAGATGACACTAGCCTCTCATGGCAATGTTGTCACTCACACAAACCATAGAGAAAGTTAAAAACATCATTCTTGAATTTAAggaaattaaaaccaaaaattaaatggCATAAACAAAGCAAACCTTGAAAGTCTTTGATGTTTTCtcacaaaaatataaaagaagtaTTCTAAAGATCTGCATTAACCATGAAACAAAATGAGAACAAACTAGTCATATGGTATAACCATATTGGTAAAAAGTTCCTAATATtacatgaaatttcaaaaaagaaCATTAAATCTCCAAATCTTGGACCATTCAATCTTTTTCTGGGCTTAGTTGGATTCTTGGGATGCACAAAGATTGAAGTTTCAAAGCTTGAAAGTGCACAAATTGAAGTTGCGGTAGAGTTTGATTTCAAAATGGGAATGCAAaattttttgaactaaaaaagGCAAATTTTTTGGGAGTTTAATTGTATTTCAGTTTGAACTTATGATGGATTTTGAACTCCACTTCTATAAAAATTTTGCTTCTCTAGGTCTAGAtcaaaatgagtttgaaatcaCCATGGTTTTCAAACTCAACTCCTGCCAAAAACTCCTATCTTTATCTTGAGTTTGGTTTTGAGTTGTCTAGCTTTGAATAAGTTCAAATCGGATTTTTATCCTATGTAACCTAGCTTCAAATAGTCATAACTTCCTTGTTTCAACTTTAATTAATATATCATTTGAAATGTTGCACTTCTTATCAAGCTTCAAAACCATGCATGACTTACTTCATAAAAAAAACCCGAAAAATAAGCTAGAATTCAACTCAAAATCaaccttaattttcttct is from Vitis riparia cultivar Riparia Gloire de Montpellier isolate 1030 chromosome 10, EGFV_Vit.rip_1.0, whole genome shotgun sequence and encodes:
- the LOC117923079 gene encoding wall-associated receptor kinase 1-like — encoded protein: MRMLLPVHLITIIISLVFIAQEAGASPTKPGCPEKCGNITIPYPFGMGKGCYLNRDFEITCNLSSNPPRPLLLQEVQLLQISEDSLRINDIARRSCFNNQSGVTDSLNVTYKLPHHFSYSHTRNKFIAIGCDIFAFIMEYNSTTYTTGCSSLCLNDKNISGGFPSSACSGISCCRNYLQTDITSFNLRIRSINMITPGWTYEPCSLAFIAERNFSIRKTFYL